One part of the Bacillus sp. FJAT-27916 genome encodes these proteins:
- the dusB gene encoding tRNA dihydrouridine synthase DusB, which produces MLKIGNVEMKNPVVLAPMAGVCNSAFRLTVKEFGVGLVCAEMVSDKGIVYGNEKTLSMLYIDEREKPLSLQIFGGEKESLVQAAQFVDKNTNADIIDINMGCPVNKIIKCEAGARWLLNPDKIYEMVSAVVDKVEKPVTVKMRIGWDDKHILVAENAQAVERAGGSAVAVHGRTRVQMYEGQANWDYIKLAKESVNIPVIGNGDVQTPQDAKRMLDETGCDGVMIGRAALGNPWMMYQTVKYLESGILLPEPSVREKMDVCVLHLDRLIALKDEYIAVREMRKHAAWYLKGVQGSGKIRKEINIVETRDQLVGLLYGLVEDIEAEGQVTEAV; this is translated from the coding sequence ATGCTGAAGATTGGGAACGTCGAAATGAAGAACCCGGTAGTGCTGGCTCCGATGGCTGGAGTATGTAATTCTGCCTTCCGTCTGACGGTGAAGGAATTCGGAGTCGGTCTTGTTTGTGCAGAAATGGTCAGTGACAAGGGAATTGTGTATGGCAACGAGAAGACTTTGAGCATGCTCTACATCGATGAGCGTGAAAAGCCGTTGTCCCTGCAGATTTTTGGTGGGGAGAAGGAATCTCTCGTTCAGGCTGCCCAGTTCGTTGACAAGAATACGAATGCAGACATTATTGATATTAATATGGGCTGCCCGGTTAATAAGATTATTAAATGTGAAGCAGGAGCCCGCTGGCTATTGAATCCAGATAAGATCTATGAGATGGTTTCTGCGGTAGTCGATAAGGTAGAAAAGCCGGTTACGGTAAAGATGCGCATTGGCTGGGATGATAAACATATCCTCGTGGCAGAAAATGCGCAGGCTGTTGAAAGGGCTGGCGGAAGCGCTGTGGCTGTCCATGGACGTACACGCGTACAAATGTATGAAGGGCAAGCGAACTGGGATTACATCAAGCTTGCGAAGGAATCGGTCAATATTCCAGTCATCGGTAATGGTGATGTCCAAACTCCACAGGATGCTAAACGCATGCTTGATGAGACAGGCTGTGATGGGGTCATGATTGGTCGTGCGGCGCTTGGGAACCCGTGGATGATGTATCAGACGGTTAAATATCTCGAGAGCGGTATCCTGCTGCCAGAGCCCTCTGTACGCGAGAAAATGGACGTATGCGTGCTCCATCTAGACCGGCTGATTGCCCTGAAGGATGAATATATCGCTGTTCGCGAAATGAGAAAGCATGCCGCCTGGTATTTAAAGGGCGTGCAAGGCAGCGGGAAGATAAGGAAAGAAATTAATATTGTAGAGACACGCGACCAGCTTGTCGGGCTGCTCTATGGACTTGTAGAAGACATTGAAGCAGAGGGTCAAGTAACGGAAGCTGTTTGA
- a CDS encoding helix-turn-helix domain-containing protein has translation MEAERWGRRIRAFRKLKGFTQEEFARELGVSVSMLGEVERGNRNPTTTFLTDVAEQLGITMEELKPPVK, from the coding sequence ATGGAAGCAGAAAGATGGGGAAGGCGCATTCGGGCTTTCCGGAAATTAAAGGGTTTTACGCAAGAAGAATTCGCTAGGGAGCTTGGTGTATCCGTCTCTATGCTTGGGGAAGTGGAACGGGGAAACAGGAACCCGACAACAACCTTCTTGACGGATGTGGCGGAGCAGCTGGGGATTACGATGGAGGAATTGAAGCCTCCTGTTAAATAG
- the folK gene encoding 2-amino-4-hydroxy-6-hydroxymethyldihydropteridine diphosphokinase, with protein sequence MNSAYIGLGTNLGDRESYLMNAIEELSSHPSNRITAVSSIYETNPWGYEEQGKFLNMVICLQTELSPQDLLACCMYVEKKLGRKREIRWGPRTIDLDILLYNQENIVTENLIIPHPRIMERAFVAIPLVELDKDITLPNMDKPVREVMDDIPDKKGVRVWKQKDGEGAFGLSGN encoded by the coding sequence ATGAATAGCGCCTATATCGGATTAGGTACGAATCTGGGGGATCGCGAAAGCTATTTAATGAACGCTATTGAAGAGCTATCCAGCCATCCCTCCAATCGGATTACGGCTGTATCCTCCATTTATGAGACCAATCCTTGGGGATATGAAGAACAAGGTAAATTCTTGAATATGGTTATTTGCCTTCAAACAGAGTTATCACCGCAAGACCTACTCGCATGCTGTATGTATGTTGAGAAGAAACTTGGCAGAAAACGGGAAATCAGATGGGGTCCAAGAACGATAGACCTTGACATTTTACTATATAATCAAGAGAATATTGTCACGGAAAACTTGATTATCCCGCACCCGCGAATTATGGAAAGAGCCTTTGTTGCCATTCCGCTCGTGGAACTTGATAAGGACATCACTCTGCCAAATATGGACAAACCGGTAAGGGAAGTCATGGACGATATCCCCGACAAAAAAGGGGTTCGAGTATGGAAGCAGAAAGATGGGGAAGGCGCATTCGGGCTTTCCGGAAATTAA
- the folB gene encoding dihydroneopterin aldolase produces the protein MDKIILEKMEFYGYHGVYPEENKLGQRYRVDLTAYLDLKPAGQTDDLNKSVNYAEIYTLCKEIVEGERFDLIEAVAERIAAGVLTQHEIIQACTVRVIKPDPPIPGHYQSVAVEIERKRESA, from the coding sequence ATGGATAAAATAATTCTTGAAAAGATGGAATTTTATGGATACCATGGTGTTTATCCAGAGGAAAATAAATTAGGCCAGCGCTATCGTGTTGATCTTACTGCTTACTTAGATCTTAAGCCGGCAGGACAGACAGATGATTTGAATAAATCGGTTAATTATGCTGAAATATACACGTTATGCAAAGAAATCGTAGAGGGCGAGCGCTTTGATTTAATCGAGGCGGTAGCTGAAAGAATTGCAGCTGGAGTGTTGACGCAGCATGAAATAATTCAAGCGTGTACTGTCAGAGTAATCAAGCCTGACCCTCCGATTCCCGGTCATTATCAATCAGTGGCTGTGGAAATTGAGAGAAAGCGTGAGTCAGCATGA
- the folP gene encoding dihydropteroate synthase produces MVNVIECGPYKLEMSGRTLIMGILNMTPDSFSDGGRYNAVDTALERARQLIQDGADIIDVGGESTRPGYEQISSEEEIERVVPIIECLAQEVNVPISIDTYKADVARAALKAGAHIINDIWGAKADPDMAKVAADTGVPIILMHNREAKPYQDFMRDALNDLYESIQLVKGAGVKDEQIILDPGIGFAKTLEENLLMMRNLRIITSLGYPVLLGTSRKSMIGHTLQLPVEERVEGTIASVCLGIQQGCSIMRVHDVKENARAARMMDAMLGKVKVNG; encoded by the coding sequence ATGGTGAATGTAATAGAATGCGGACCATATAAACTCGAGATGAGCGGCCGGACGCTCATCATGGGAATCCTAAATATGACCCCTGATTCCTTCTCTGATGGAGGAAGGTATAATGCGGTTGATACAGCGCTTGAGCGGGCGCGCCAGCTCATCCAAGACGGCGCAGACATCATTGATGTCGGGGGTGAGTCAACTCGTCCAGGATATGAGCAGATTTCGTCTGAGGAGGAAATTGAGCGGGTAGTTCCAATCATTGAGTGTTTGGCTCAGGAGGTGAATGTACCGATCTCCATTGATACGTACAAAGCTGATGTAGCCAGAGCCGCATTAAAAGCAGGTGCTCATATTATAAATGATATTTGGGGGGCAAAGGCTGACCCGGATATGGCGAAGGTAGCAGCAGATACAGGTGTTCCAATCATTCTCATGCATAATCGTGAAGCAAAGCCCTATCAGGATTTTATGCGAGATGCATTAAATGATTTATATGAGAGCATTCAGCTGGTGAAGGGAGCAGGCGTAAAGGATGAACAAATTATCCTTGACCCAGGCATTGGTTTTGCTAAGACTCTTGAAGAGAACCTGCTGATGATGAGAAACCTCCGTATCATTACAAGTCTCGGTTACCCAGTTTTACTTGGTACCTCCCGTAAATCAATGATTGGCCATACATTGCAATTGCCAGTTGAGGAGCGCGTTGAGGGAACTATTGCGAGTGTTTGTCTTGGAATTCAGCAAGGGTGCAGCATCATGCGTGTGCATGATGTGAAGGAGAATGCACGCGCAGCGAGGATGATGGATGCAATGTTAGGGAAGGTGAAGGTAAATGGATAA